In a genomic window of Piliocolobus tephrosceles isolate RC106 chromosome 1, ASM277652v3, whole genome shotgun sequence:
- the CD52 gene encoding CAMPATH-1 antigen: MKRFLFLFLTISLLVMVQIQTGVSGQNSTGQSSSSPASSNVSGGGFLFVVANAIIHLFYFS; the protein is encoded by the exons ATGAAgcgcttcctcttcctcttcctcaccaTCAGCCTCCTGGTTATGGTACAG ATACAAACTGGAGTCTCCGGACAAAACTCCACCGGCCAAAGCAGCAGCTCCCCAGCGTCCAGCAACGTGAGCGGAGGCGGTTTCCTCTTCGTCGTGGCCAATGCCATAATCCACCTCTTCTACTTCAGTTGA